Proteins encoded in a region of the Pelobates fuscus isolate aPelFus1 chromosome 11, aPelFus1.pri, whole genome shotgun sequence genome:
- the LOC134576742 gene encoding free fatty acid receptor 3-like, with protein MPYFQGAEKLFLTVYIITFVTGLPLNIMALCILVKKCSQKIVPVDILLFNLTISDLLLLFFLPFRMAEAASGMRWLIPYVFCPLSAFMYFSSIYITSLFLMAISVERYLAVAFPIKYKLLRKPIYSVVASVIIWVTATAHCSIVYIVEHFVTDNMTIVNMTACYDTFSPIQLQVLLPVRFEICLLLYCGPLVVTVFCYTNFVRILSMQPRIKKKRKLRAIGLSVATMITFMVCFLPYNVSHIVGFIEGESPKWRVYALLLSTFNASMDPIIFYFSCGSLKKICFQGMVQLIKKLHLGTKLSHNFITQCEKEADNSIASS; from the coding sequence ATGCCTTACTTTCAAGGAGCGGAAAAACTCTTCTTGACTGTCTACATCATAACGTTTGTAACAGGTCTTCCTTTAAACATCATGGCCCTTTGTATCCTCGTTAAAAAATGTAGTCAGAAGATCGTTCCTGTGGATATCTTGCTTTTCAACTTGACCATTTCTGACCTGTTACTTCTCTTTTTCCTTCCATTTCGTATGGCGGAAGCTGCCTCTGGTATGAGATGGCTCATACCTTATGTCTTCTGTCCCTTGTCAGCTTTTATGTACTTTAGCAGTATATACATCACATCACTTTTTCTTATGGCTATAAGTGTGGAGCGATACCTGGCTGTTGCATTTCCTATCAAATACAAGCTATTAAGGAAACCGATCTATTCTGTGGTGGCAAGTGTCATCATCTGGGTCACAGCAACTGCTCATTGTAGCATTGTCTACATTGTGGAACATTTTGTAACAGATAACATGACTATTGTCAACATGACAGCTTGTTACGATACATTCTCACCAATTCAATTACAGGTTCTTCTACCTGTTCGATTCGAAATATGTCTTCTTCTATATTGTGGTCCATTGGTGGTCACTGTCTTCTGCTACACTAACTTTGTCAGGATTCTCTCCATGCAACCTCGAATAAAGAAGAAGAGAAAACTTAGAGCAATTGGGCTGTCAGTGGCCACTATGATCACTTTTATGGTTTGTTTCTTGCCCTATAATGTGTCTCATATTGTCGGATTTATTGAAGGAGAAAGCCCAAAATGGAGAGTATATGCCCTTCTTCTAAGCACATTCAATGCAAGTATGGATCCTATTATCTTTTACTTCTCTTGTGGCTCATTAAAGAAGATATGTTTCCAGGGTATGGTGCAGCTTATAAAAAAGCTACACTTGGGGACAAAATTAAGCCACAATTTTATCACACAATGTGAGAAAGAAGCAGACAATTCAATTGCCTCTTCATAA